A single window of Syntrophus aciditrophicus SB DNA harbors:
- a CDS encoding peptidylprolyl isomerase, whose protein sequence is MKKLQIFTFLLLSVLMATLQARAEIVDRIVAFVNDEIITLHELNTAFEPYRKKIDDSYKGTDKDRIMSETRLTLLNRMIDNLLIEQEAKKSAIAVSDEEVMASIRDNLARRKTTMDAFQQSLAREGTNFEDYKKEMRDSMVRTRLLRREVRSKVTVNDEEIGEYYRLHREEYEGKDAVKLKHILLLFPGNMDENAKAKLQADAMEILKRLRMGESFDSLAARFSQGPAASDGGNVGFVEKGAMLPEVEKAAFSLDRDKISDLIESPVGFHIIKVIDRRGPGLKPIEEVRAEIKSRLEDGKIEKKFDSWISELRAKSLVEIKL, encoded by the coding sequence TTGAAAAAATTACAGATTTTCACTTTTTTACTGCTGTCCGTCCTGATGGCCACTCTTCAGGCACGGGCGGAAATCGTCGACCGCATCGTCGCTTTCGTCAATGACGAGATCATCACCCTTCATGAACTGAATACCGCTTTCGAGCCCTACCGGAAAAAGATCGATGACAGCTACAAGGGAACGGACAAGGACCGGATCATGTCGGAAACTCGACTCACCCTGCTTAACCGGATGATCGACAACCTGCTGATCGAACAGGAAGCGAAGAAATCGGCCATTGCCGTCTCGGACGAAGAGGTCATGGCCTCCATCCGGGATAACCTGGCCCGGAGAAAGACGACAATGGACGCCTTCCAGCAGTCCCTGGCCCGCGAAGGAACCAATTTTGAGGACTATAAAAAAGAAATGCGGGATTCCATGGTCCGGACGCGTCTCCTGCGGAGGGAAGTGCGCTCCAAGGTTACGGTGAACGACGAGGAGATCGGAGAATACTATCGCCTCCACCGCGAAGAATACGAAGGGAAGGACGCGGTGAAATTAAAGCATATCCTGCTGCTCTTCCCCGGAAACATGGATGAAAATGCCAAAGCGAAGCTGCAGGCGGATGCGATGGAAATTCTGAAGCGTCTCAGGATGGGCGAATCCTTTGACTCGCTGGCAGCCCGTTTTTCCCAGGGACCGGCGGCATCTGACGGCGGAAATGTGGGCTTTGTGGAAAAGGGCGCCATGCTGCCCGAGGTGGAAAAAGCGGCCTTCAGTCTGGACAGGGATAAGATCAGCGACCTCATCGAATCCCCCGTGGGATTTCACATCATCAAGGTGATCGACCGTCGGGGCCCAGGCCTCAAGCCGATCGAAGAGGTGCGGGCGGAAATCAAGTCCCGCCTTGAAGACGGAAAGATAGAGAAGAAATTCGACTCCTGGATCAGCGAATTAAGGGCAAAATCGCTCGTGGAGATCAAATTGTAA
- the glgP gene encoding alpha-glucan family phosphorylase, producing MDRIKRAGSPIHAFFPTGIEGFDALAELALDMRWSWNHAADEIWNQLDPDLWDLTHNPWVVLQTVSREQLQRTLDDPVFRRKVDDLAAARRHEAEAPAWFQQQYPLDALTSVAYFSMEFMLSEALPIYSGGLGNVAGDQLKAASDLGVPVIGVGLLYQQGYFRQVIDMHGEQQALFPYNDPGQLPVMPVREPNGEWLRLEIMFPGYPLWLRAWQVQVGRVTLYLLDTNDAANFPAYRGVAGELYGGGPEQRLRQEIVLGMGGWRLLEALGIKPDVCQLNEGHAAFAVLERARIFMEETGQPFETALAVTRAGNLFTTHTPVADGFDHFNPRIIEHYLGDYARNHLGIPLRDLLALGRLDPDDPAEDFNMAYLAIRGSGAINGVSRLHGKVSRRIFQSLFPRWPEVEVPVGHVTNGVHMPSWDSAEADGLWTEFCGKERWLGITEHLEEKIRSVPEDKLWQLRADNRKSLVDFVRRRLSRQLAASGATAGEIGNARHIFDANALTLGFARRFTTYKRPNLLLHDPERLLRILTVAERPVQLIVAGKAHPEDEAGKAMIQEWMHFIRRPEAGGHVVFLSDYDMLLTESLVQGVDVWINSPRRPWEACGTSGMKVLSNGGLNLSELDGWWAEAYTPEAGWALGDGREHDSDPAWDAAEAEALYTILEQEVIPEFYCRDSRGIPTAWMARIRESMARLTAYFSSNRTVRQYTEQYYIPAAAAFRERAADRGAPAVELVNGLRDVTRKWKNLRFGEVAVTTDESEHLFEVQVYLNGLSPDDVRVELYAERTVDGDPVRLEMTCGPKLVGAENGYVYFARASAARTAADYTARVIPHLAGSMIPLEAAHILWQR from the coding sequence ATGGACAGAATCAAAAGAGCAGGAAGTCCCATACATGCTTTCTTTCCGACCGGGATCGAAGGGTTCGATGCGCTGGCGGAGCTGGCGCTGGACATGCGCTGGTCCTGGAATCATGCCGCCGATGAAATCTGGAACCAACTCGATCCAGATCTCTGGGATCTCACCCACAATCCCTGGGTCGTTCTGCAAACCGTCTCACGGGAGCAGCTCCAGCGGACGCTGGACGATCCGGTCTTTCGCAGAAAGGTCGACGACCTGGCTGCCGCCAGGCGCCATGAGGCGGAGGCCCCAGCCTGGTTTCAGCAACAGTATCCCCTGGACGCCCTGACTTCCGTCGCGTATTTCAGCATGGAATTCATGTTGAGTGAAGCGCTTCCCATTTATTCCGGCGGGTTGGGAAATGTAGCCGGCGACCAGCTCAAAGCGGCCAGCGACCTGGGCGTGCCGGTTATCGGTGTGGGACTGCTCTATCAGCAGGGGTATTTCCGTCAGGTGATCGACATGCACGGCGAGCAGCAGGCCCTCTTCCCTTACAACGACCCCGGGCAACTGCCGGTCATGCCGGTGCGTGAGCCGAACGGCGAATGGCTGCGGCTGGAGATCATGTTTCCCGGTTATCCGCTCTGGCTGCGAGCCTGGCAGGTTCAGGTGGGAAGAGTGACCCTTTATCTGCTGGACACCAATGACGCGGCGAATTTTCCCGCCTATCGGGGTGTTGCCGGCGAGCTTTACGGCGGGGGGCCGGAGCAGCGCCTGAGACAGGAAATCGTCCTCGGGATGGGTGGCTGGCGACTGCTCGAAGCACTCGGTATCAAGCCCGATGTCTGCCAACTGAACGAAGGGCACGCAGCCTTTGCGGTCCTGGAAAGGGCGCGCATCTTCATGGAAGAGACAGGGCAACCTTTTGAAACGGCGCTGGCCGTTACAAGGGCGGGCAATCTCTTCACGACCCACACGCCGGTAGCCGACGGATTCGATCATTTCAATCCCCGGATCATCGAACATTACCTGGGGGATTACGCACGGAACCATCTGGGAATCCCCCTGCGGGATCTTCTGGCCCTGGGCCGTCTCGATCCGGACGATCCCGCCGAAGATTTCAACATGGCATACCTGGCCATACGCGGAAGCGGCGCGATCAATGGAGTGAGTCGTCTGCACGGGAAAGTGAGCCGGCGCATCTTTCAGTCTCTCTTCCCACGCTGGCCGGAAGTCGAAGTGCCGGTGGGTCATGTGACCAACGGCGTTCACATGCCGAGCTGGGATTCTGCAGAGGCCGATGGCCTCTGGACCGAGTTCTGCGGCAAGGAGCGCTGGCTGGGGATAACGGAGCACCTGGAGGAAAAGATACGATCCGTGCCGGAGGATAAACTCTGGCAGCTCCGCGCCGATAACCGCAAATCTCTTGTCGATTTCGTTCGCAGGCGGCTTTCCAGGCAGCTGGCCGCCTCAGGCGCAACCGCCGGGGAAATCGGGAATGCGCGGCACATCTTTGATGCGAACGCCTTGACACTGGGGTTTGCGCGCCGTTTTACAACCTACAAGAGGCCGAATCTGCTGTTGCATGACCCGGAAAGGCTGCTGCGCATCCTCACCGTTGCGGAACGCCCGGTGCAGCTTATCGTTGCAGGCAAGGCCCATCCGGAGGACGAGGCGGGAAAGGCCATGATCCAGGAATGGATGCATTTCATCCGACGCCCGGAAGCCGGGGGACACGTCGTTTTTCTGAGCGATTACGACATGCTGCTGACGGAAAGCCTGGTCCAGGGAGTGGATGTCTGGATCAACAGCCCACGGCGTCCCTGGGAGGCATGCGGGACGAGCGGCATGAAGGTGCTTTCAAACGGAGGGCTGAACCTGTCGGAGCTGGACGGATGGTGGGCTGAAGCCTATACGCCCGAAGCGGGATGGGCGCTGGGCGACGGCCGCGAACACGACAGCGACCCGGCCTGGGATGCCGCCGAAGCCGAAGCGCTGTACACGATCCTGGAACAGGAAGTGATCCCTGAGTTTTACTGCCGGGATTCCAGGGGCATACCGACCGCCTGGATGGCGCGTATTCGCGAGAGCATGGCACGCTTGACGGCGTACTTTTCCAGCAACCGGACAGTGCGTCAGTACACGGAACAATACTATATCCCCGCTGCCGCTGCCTTCCGGGAACGCGCCGCCGACAGGGGCGCGCCGGCCGTTGAACTGGTGAACGGGCTGCGCGACGTGACAAGGAAATGGAAGAATCTTCGCTTCGGCGAAGTGGCGGTTACGACAGACGAGAGCGAGCATCTGTTTGAGGTTCAGGTTTATCTGAACGGCCTCAGCCCGGATGATGTGCGTGTCGAGCTGTATGCGGAACGAACCGTCGACGGCGATCCCGTGCGTCTTGAAATGACATGCGGCCCGAAACTGGTAGGCGCGGAAAACGGCTACGTCTACTTCGCCCGGGCGAGCGCAGCAAGGACGGCCGCCGACTATACGGCGCGCGTGATACCGCACCTCGCCGGGAGCATGATTCCTCTCGAAGCCGCCCACATCCTCTGGCAGCGATGA